In Carassius gibelio isolate Cgi1373 ecotype wild population from Czech Republic chromosome B17, carGib1.2-hapl.c, whole genome shotgun sequence, a single window of DNA contains:
- the si:dkey-87k14.1 gene encoding leucine-rich repeat transmembrane protein FLRT2, with the protein MEVQIRMWNKDLPTLISPWIPILLGLHMHFSWATTCPEECRCDRTFVYCNERSLTSVPLGLGEGYKTLYLHNNQINNAGFPLEMHNVASVETVYLYGNQLDEFPLNLPKNVRVLHLQENNIQTVSRAALAQLLRLEELYMDDNSISTVGVEEGAFREAISLKTLFLTKNHLSSVPIGLPEELRELRLDENRIAFIAENAFENVTGLELLLLDGNLLTDEGIAPGALQTLVNLKTLSLARNSLTVPPPNLPAEFLVKLNLQDNQMNEIPLTAFRGLHHLERLDISNNQLQSLTQGVFDGLHSLRQLTVRNNLWLCDCNIKWVILWLKSLPATLNVRGFMCQKPERVRGMVIRELTLELIQCPNSTATVPQPTLLSSSTAESATQMAFTPARSRPTPNPPRLTLPPPTAGKDGEQRTNDPVGSMQESLRVSFAVLNSSCIQVSWVSTFTVTAYKVTWVKLGYSLITSPMQESLVQGEREGITLTTLEPKSTYRICVDPLDAFNNYHPGDDTLCSEVTTKSATFHSGDNATGPEQATQQDPSSPFLLAGLIGGAVLVVLVVLLSVFCWHMHKKGRSESSKWKYSRGRRKDDYGEAGTKKDNSILEMTETSFQIVSLNNEQLLKGDFRIQPIYTPNGGVGFRDSQRRNNSTEYCKNSVPESDTCHKL; encoded by the coding sequence ATGGAGGTACAGATCCGAATGTGGAATAAAGACCTACCTACTCTGATCAGCCCGTGGATACCGATACTTCTGGGCCTTCACATGCATTTCTCCTGGGCCACAACCTGTCCAGAGGAGTGCCGGTGTGACAGGACTTTTGTTTACTGCAATGAGAGGAGTCTAACGTCAGTGCCTCTGGGGCTAGGAGAGGGTTATAAGACCCTCTACCTCCACAACAATCAAATCAACAATGCTGGATTTCCTCTGGAAATGCACAATGTTGCCTCTGTGGAGACGGTGTATCTCTATGGCAACCAGCTTGATGAATTCCCTCTCAATCTTCCCAAAAACGTGCGGGTGCTCCACCTGCAGGAGAATAACATTCAGACGGTGTCCCGGGCTGCCCTGGCACAGCTGCTACGCCTGGAGGAGCTCTATATGGATGACAACTCCATCTCCACCGTGGGTGTGGAGGAGGGGGCCTTCAGGGAGGCCATCAGTCTCAAGACCCTATTCCTTACCAAGAACCACCTGAGCAGCGTTCCCATCGGGCTGCCCGAGGAACTGAGAGAGCTGCGGCTCGATGAGAACCGCATTGCATTTATAGCCGAGAATGCGTTTGAGAATGTGACGGGCCTTGAGCTCCTCCTCCTGGATGGGAACTTGCTCACAGACGAGGGCATCGCCCCCGGGGCTCTCCAGACCCTCGTTAATCTCAAAACCTTGTCGTTGGCGCGTAACTCCCTCACGGTTCCTCCTCCTAATCTGCCAGCCGAGTTTCTAGTCAAGCTCAACTTGCAGGATAATCAGATGAATGAGATTCCTTTGACGGCCTTTCGTGGCCTCCATCACTTGGAGAGACTGGATATTTCAAACAACCAGCTGCAGTCTCTCACACAGGGGGTCTTTGACGGCCTCCACAGTCTGAGACAGCTCACTGTTCGAAACAACCTTTGGCTCTGTGACTGCAACATTAAATGGGTCATACTGTGGTTAAAGTCCCTGCCAGCTACCCTCAATGTCCGTGGCTTCATGTGCCAGAAACCAGAGAGGGTACGTGGCATGGTAATCAGAGAGCTAACCCTGGAGCTCATCCAGTGTCCTAACAGCACCGCCACAGTCCCACAGCCCACACTTCTCTCTTCCTCTACCGCTGAGTCAGCCACTCAAATGGCTTTTACACCCGCACGCTCCCGGCCTACACCCAACCCTCCACGTCTGACGCTTCCACCACCAACTGCAGGCAAAGATGGAGAGCAGAGAACGAATGACCCGGTCGGCTCAATGCAGGAATCGCTtagagtttcctttgcagtgctaaACAGTTCGTGCATTCAGGTAAGCTGGGTGTCGACATTCACCGTCACGGCCTATAAGGTGACCTGGGTCAAGCTGGGTTACAGTTTGATAACCAGCCCCATGCAGGAGTCGCTCGTGCAGGGCGAACGTGAGGGAATCACACTGACAACCCTGGAGCCCAAGTCAACCTATCGTATTTGCGTGGATCCGCTGGACGCGTTCAATAATTACCACCCCGGAGACGATACACTTTGCTCAGAGGTGACGACAAAGTCTGCTACATTTCACTCTGGTGATAACGCCACTGGGCCGGAGCAGGCCACCCAGCAGGACCCCAGCTCGCCTTTCCTGCTGGCTGGCCTGATTGGCGGGGCGGTGCTTGTGGTCCTGGTGGTTCTGTTGAGCGTATTCTGCTGGCACATGCACAAGAAGGGAAGGTCAGAGTCGTCAAAATGGAAATACAGTCGGGGCAGAAGAAAAGATGACTACGGCGAAGCAGGGACCAAAAAGGATAACTCTATTCTAGAAATGACTGAAACTAGCTTTCAGATAGTTTCTTTGAATAACGAACAGCTGCTCAAGGGGGACTTTCGCATTCAGCCGATTTACACCCCTAATGGGGGTGTTGGCTTCAGAGACTCTCAAAGGAGAAACAATAGCACAGAGTACTGCAAAAACAGTGTTCCAGAGTCTGATACATGCcataaattatga